A single window of Acidimicrobiales bacterium DNA harbors:
- the pafA gene encoding Pup--protein ligase: MERRIYGLETEYGLTCTLRGQRRLNPDEVARYLFRRVVSWGRSSNVFLANGARLYLDVGSHPEYATPECDRVDELVIHDKAGERILEQLVDSAEQRLKEEGIRGDIFLFKNNTDSAGNSYGCHENYLTNRRDEFGNYTEVLIPFLVTRQIYAGAGKVLHTARGPIYCLSQRAEHIWEGVSSATTRSRPIINTRDEPHADADRYRRLHVIVGDSNMSEYATFLKVGACSIVLRMLEEPTVVLRDMTLDNPIRAIREISHDITCRRRVRLANGREASALDIQSEFLERALRFAQRNSLNEFEQKALKMWEHCLTTLERDPMELDRECDWVAKYKLIEAFRQRHQLPLSHPRVALLDLQYHDVNRRRGVFYKLQERGLVERLPVDSERDVDAEIESAKDHPPQTTRARLRGEFIRRAKEKKRDYTVDWVHLKLNDQAQRTVLCKDPFRSHDEKVEKLIASL; this comes from the coding sequence GTGGAGCGCCGGATCTACGGGCTGGAGACCGAGTACGGCCTCACGTGCACGTTGCGAGGGCAGAGACGCCTGAACCCGGACGAGGTGGCGCGCTATCTGTTCCGGCGTGTCGTCTCGTGGGGCAGATCCTCGAACGTCTTCCTGGCAAACGGGGCTCGCCTTTACCTCGACGTCGGTTCCCATCCCGAGTACGCGACTCCCGAATGCGACCGAGTCGACGAGCTGGTGATCCACGACAAGGCGGGTGAGCGGATCCTGGAGCAGTTGGTCGACAGCGCCGAGCAACGACTCAAGGAAGAGGGGATCAGGGGGGACATATTCCTCTTCAAGAACAACACCGACTCTGCCGGAAACTCGTACGGTTGTCACGAGAACTACCTGACCAACCGACGCGACGAGTTCGGCAACTACACCGAGGTCCTGATCCCTTTCCTGGTCACCCGACAGATCTATGCGGGAGCTGGGAAGGTGCTCCATACCGCCAGGGGCCCGATCTACTGCCTGAGTCAGAGGGCCGAACACATCTGGGAAGGAGTCTCGTCTGCGACGACCCGGTCACGTCCGATCATCAACACGCGCGACGAGCCGCACGCGGACGCGGACCGTTATCGGCGCCTGCATGTCATCGTGGGCGACTCCAACATGAGCGAGTACGCGACGTTCCTGAAGGTGGGGGCGTGCAGCATCGTCCTGCGAATGCTCGAAGAACCGACCGTGGTGCTTCGGGACATGACGTTGGACAATCCAATCCGGGCCATCCGAGAGATCTCCCACGACATCACCTGCCGTCGCCGAGTGAGGCTGGCGAACGGGCGCGAGGCGAGCGCCCTCGACATACAGAGCGAGTTCCTCGAAAGGGCACTTCGTTTCGCTCAACGCAACTCTCTCAACGAGTTCGAGCAGAAAGCGCTCAAGATGTGGGAGCACTGCTTGACGACCTTGGAGCGAGACCCGATGGAGCTGGACCGCGAGTGCGACTGGGTCGCCAAGTACAAGCTGATCGAGGCGTTCCGTCAACGTCATCAGCTCCCGCTCTCACACCCGAGAGTGGCGCTGTTGGACCTGCAGTATCACGACGTCAACAGGCGCCGGGGCGTCTTCTACAAGCTTCAGGAAAGAGGCTTGGTCGAACGCCTGCCGGTCGACTCGGAGCGGGACGTCGATGCCGAGATCGAGAGCGCGAAGGACCATCCGCCCCAGACCACCCGTGCTCGCCTCCGTGGCGAGTTCATCCGCCGAGCCAAGGAAAAGAAGCGCGACTACACCGTCGACTGGGTGCACCTGAAGCTCAACGATCAGGCCCAGCGCACGGTCCTGTGCAAAGACCCGTTTCGTTCCCACGACGAGAAGGTCGAGAAACTCATCGCCTCGCTGTGA
- the pup gene encoding prokaryotic ubiquitin-like protein Pup, with amino-acid sequence MAEREQKRKPAPRRDKDVEIDDVGPGASATEAGEKIKADLDELLDEIDEVLESNAEEFVKSYIQKGGE; translated from the coding sequence ATGGCCGAGAGAGAGCAGAAGCGCAAGCCAGCCCCCAGACGGGACAAGGACGTCGAGATCGACGACGTCGGTCCAGGGGCGTCGGCAACCGAGGCGGGGGAGAAGATCAAGGCGGACCTCGACGAGCTGCTCGACGAGATCGACGAAGTCCTCGAGTCGAACGCCGAAGAGTTCGTCAAGTCGTACATCCAGAAGGGCGGGGAGTGA
- a CDS encoding signal peptidase I produces MNAREFGSDESFSPGGIPSLGREAADPVGPEKRSPVRTLLEWIVVLGGAFVVAMLVRTFLVQAFYIPSGSMEPTLHVGDRVLVNKISYRLHEVHRGDLVVFERPGDSSLGSIKDLIKRVVGLPGETVIIQNNQVFIDAGEGPRPLIEPYLPPGTVMEDFRGSPIPEGHVFVMGDNRDDSRDSRVFGPIPVDDIVGRAFVRIWPPGQIGLL; encoded by the coding sequence ATGAACGCGCGAGAGTTCGGATCCGACGAAAGCTTCTCCCCGGGGGGGATCCCCAGCCTCGGACGCGAGGCAGCCGACCCCGTCGGCCCAGAGAAGAGGAGTCCGGTCCGGACGCTCCTCGAGTGGATCGTCGTGCTCGGTGGGGCGTTCGTCGTGGCGATGCTGGTTCGCACCTTCTTGGTGCAGGCCTTTTACATTCCATCCGGCTCGATGGAGCCCACCCTCCACGTGGGGGACCGCGTGCTCGTCAACAAGATCAGCTATCGCCTGCACGAGGTTCACAGAGGCGACCTCGTCGTGTTCGAGCGCCCCGGGGACAGCTCCCTGGGGTCGATCAAGGATCTCATCAAACGGGTCGTCGGCCTGCCTGGGGAGACCGTGATCATCCAGAACAACCAGGTGTTCATCGATGCGGGTGAGGGGCCCAGACCGCTCATAGAGCCGTACCTCCCGCCGGGTACCGTCATGGAGGACTTCCGCGGATCCCCGATACCGGAGGGACACGTCTTCGTGATGGGCGACAACCGCGACGATTCGCGTGATTCAAGAGTGTTCGGCCCCATCCCCGTCGACGACATAGTGGGCAGGGCCTTCGTGCGCATTTGGCCTCCCGGTCAGATCGGCCTGCTCTGA
- a CDS encoding glycerophosphoryl diester phosphodiesterase, translating into MVPVATFAPLRDPPVLFAHRGGCAHRPENTLEAFSNAVAMGATGIESDVWLTADRVPVLTHDGVIRRGLRRVPINRLRRRELPSEIPSLEDLYRTCGTEVEVSLDVKDPDAVEAVLDTVRSAGPDAEGRLWLCHGDVQVLGSWRELTQEAKLVNSTRLRRIDEGVERRAADLARLGIDAINMHATDWTAGTVVLFHRFRRLALAWDAQLDRVIEEMLRAGVDAVYGDHVDRLTGALLRVRGQSRPI; encoded by the coding sequence ATGGTCCCGGTGGCGACGTTCGCTCCACTCCGGGACCCGCCCGTGCTGTTCGCGCACCGCGGAGGATGCGCACACCGACCGGAGAACACGCTCGAGGCCTTCAGCAATGCGGTAGCCATGGGCGCAACGGGCATCGAGAGTGACGTTTGGCTCACGGCCGACCGCGTGCCCGTGCTCACGCACGACGGAGTGATACGGCGTGGCCTCAGGAGGGTGCCGATAAATCGTCTTCGCAGGCGGGAGCTGCCGTCGGAGATCCCGAGCCTCGAGGACCTGTACCGGACATGTGGCACGGAGGTGGAAGTATCGCTGGACGTCAAGGACCCGGACGCCGTGGAAGCCGTGTTGGACACGGTGCGTTCGGCCGGCCCTGATGCCGAGGGTCGTCTGTGGCTGTGTCACGGCGACGTTCAGGTCCTCGGATCTTGGCGAGAACTCACCCAGGAGGCCAAGTTGGTCAACTCGACTCGCCTACGCAGGATCGACGAGGGCGTGGAGCGTCGCGCGGCGGATCTGGCTCGCCTCGGGATAGACGCGATCAACATGCACGCGACGGACTGGACGGCGGGCACCGTCGTTCTGTTCCACCGGTTTCGGCGCTTGGCGCTCGCCTGGGATGCTCAACTGGACCGGGTGATCGAGGAGATGTTGCGAGCCGGTGTGGACGCGGTCTACGGCGACCACGTCGACCGGCTCACCGGTGCCTTGCTACGAGTGCGTGGTCAGAGCAGGCCGATCTGA
- the prcB gene encoding proteasome subunit beta — MFRPGEDPGPDFLALLHKTGMVPDLASMAAHVAGPPAGVTHGTTVVAVRYAEGVVLAGDRRATSGHLIAHRAIEKVFPADRYSGVAIAGAAGPAMEMVRLFQLQLEHYEKVEGVPLSLEGKANQLAMLVRNHFPAALQGLGVVPIFAGYDERRGVGRLFEYDVTGGRYEESEYAASGSGSLHASTVVKLGYREGMSRAEVLDLVISALFQAADEDVATGGPDLVRGIYPTVALVTREGFQRLQDQVVAETFKNLLDRLGLSDRGSDR, encoded by the coding sequence ATGTTTCGTCCCGGAGAGGATCCGGGCCCTGATTTCCTCGCGCTCCTGCACAAGACGGGCATGGTCCCCGACTTGGCCTCGATGGCCGCCCACGTAGCGGGCCCACCCGCGGGGGTGACGCACGGAACCACGGTCGTGGCCGTGCGCTACGCGGAAGGCGTCGTTCTCGCGGGCGACAGGCGGGCGACGAGCGGACATCTGATAGCCCACCGAGCGATAGAGAAGGTGTTTCCTGCCGACCGATACTCGGGCGTGGCGATCGCCGGCGCCGCAGGACCGGCGATGGAGATGGTCCGCCTGTTCCAACTCCAGTTGGAGCACTACGAGAAAGTGGAGGGAGTCCCGCTGAGCCTGGAGGGAAAGGCCAACCAGCTAGCCATGCTCGTGCGAAATCACTTTCCGGCGGCCCTACAGGGTCTCGGTGTCGTCCCCATCTTCGCCGGCTACGACGAGCGGAGAGGTGTCGGTCGACTGTTCGAGTACGACGTGACCGGTGGCCGATACGAAGAGAGCGAGTACGCGGCAAGCGGTTCGGGCTCGCTCCACGCGTCGACCGTGGTCAAGTTGGGCTATCGCGAAGGCATGAGCCGAGCCGAGGTGCTCGATCTGGTGATCTCCGCGTTGTTCCAGGCAGCCGACGAAGACGTCGCGACCGGCGGCCCCGACCTGGTCAGAGGCATCTATCCGACCGTCGCTCTGGTGACGCGGGAAGGCTTCCAACGCCTGCAGGATCAGGTGGTGGCGGAGACGTTCAAGAACCTGCTCGACCGGCTGGGTCTCTCAGACAGGGGGTCTGATCGATGA
- the psmA gene encoding proteasome subunit alpha, with protein sequence MTMPFYVAPEQVMKDRADYARKGIARGRSLCAVQYRDGILICAENPSKTLRKISEIYDRIAFAGVGKYNEFDQLRIAGVRHADLKGYTFSREDVDARSLANQYAQILGQIFTHEIKPMEVEILVAEVGHDPRDDQMFHILYDGTVMDEQHFTVLGGEAEQIAERLQSGWSEGLTLEQALRTTVAALAGDRSLSPDDLEVAALERDRTPRTFKRIGRDELATLLGDERSGDANASE encoded by the coding sequence ATGACCATGCCCTTCTATGTGGCTCCCGAACAGGTGATGAAGGACCGCGCCGACTATGCGCGCAAGGGCATAGCCCGAGGTAGAAGCCTCTGCGCGGTGCAATATCGAGACGGAATTCTCATATGTGCAGAAAACCCCTCGAAGACTCTCAGGAAGATCAGCGAGATCTACGACCGCATCGCCTTCGCCGGGGTGGGGAAGTACAACGAGTTCGATCAGCTCCGAATCGCCGGAGTGCGACATGCGGACCTCAAGGGTTACACGTTCTCGCGGGAGGACGTGGACGCCAGGAGCCTCGCGAACCAGTACGCACAGATCCTCGGCCAGATCTTCACCCACGAGATAAAGCCGATGGAGGTGGAGATCCTCGTCGCAGAGGTCGGGCACGATCCACGCGACGATCAGATGTTCCACATCCTCTACGACGGGACGGTGATGGACGAGCAGCACTTCACGGTCTTGGGCGGTGAGGCCGAGCAGATCGCCGAGCGACTCCAGTCGGGTTGGTCGGAGGGCCTGACACTGGAGCAGGCGCTGCGAACAACGGTGGCTGCGCTCGCCGGAGATCGCAGTTTGTCACCGGATGATCTCGAGGTGGCCGCCCTCGAGCGCGACCGCACCCCACGAACCTTCAAGAGGATCGGTCGTGACGAATTGGCGACCCTCCTCGGCGACGAGCGCAGCGGCGACGCGAACGCGTCGGAATGA
- the tatC gene encoding Sec-independent protein translocase protein TatC: MTLLEHLAELRTRLIRSLLAIAVGGVVCWLLYPRVLSDVLLEPLCTVRPDSCRLVITDPTQGLSARLWVASYGGVALAMPVILWQTWRFVTPGLYPNERRIAVGFLTSAIVLFAAGAVLAYLTLPRALDFLIGVGGPVEAFFTPDSYIKLVVFLMIAFGVGFEFPVLLVFLQMVDVLQADTLRSWRRQAMVLIVAVVAFITPSGDPYTLLALSIPMYAFYEGSILFGVLRDRRRRRGGRK, encoded by the coding sequence ATGACCCTCCTGGAGCATCTGGCCGAGCTCAGGACCCGACTGATCAGGTCTCTGCTGGCGATCGCGGTGGGCGGCGTGGTGTGCTGGCTCCTTTACCCGCGGGTGCTCTCAGACGTCCTCCTGGAACCGCTGTGTACGGTCAGGCCTGATTCCTGTCGACTCGTCATCACCGATCCGACCCAGGGGCTGTCGGCGCGCCTGTGGGTCGCCTCGTACGGCGGAGTGGCACTCGCCATGCCGGTGATCCTCTGGCAGACCTGGCGCTTCGTGACACCCGGTCTGTATCCGAACGAACGCCGGATCGCCGTGGGGTTTCTGACGTCTGCCATCGTCCTGTTCGCTGCGGGTGCTGTGCTCGCTTACCTGACCCTGCCTCGGGCGCTCGACTTCCTCATCGGCGTCGGCGGACCGGTGGAGGCCTTCTTCACCCCGGACTCCTACATCAAGCTCGTCGTGTTCCTGATGATCGCCTTCGGGGTCGGGTTCGAGTTCCCGGTGCTTCTCGTGTTTCTCCAGATGGTCGACGTGTTGCAGGCGGACACTCTCCGGAGCTGGCGGCGACAGGCGATGGTCCTCATCGTGGCCGTCGTCGCCTTCATCACACCGAGCGGTGATCCGTACACGCTCTTGGCCCTGTCCATCCCCATGTACGCGTTCTACGAGGGTTCGATCCTCTTCGGGGTCTTGCGCGATCGGAGGAGGAGACGGGGCGGCCGCAAATGA
- the arc gene encoding proteasome-associated ATPase, translating to MGDAPSRTPEGVVEVGESDAERRLREAEAELEELRAEARALQEEIAVLRRRLQEAPRRVRVLEERLLETKGQLAQAVAQNERLTYTLREARDQIENLREEVEKLTQPPSAYGTLLAVNDDGTVDVFAGGRKMRVNVHPAIDKDDLRSGAEVLLNDQLNVVHCRGPERSGEVVTLKEVLPGGDRAIVVGRADEERVVELASDLRGQRLRAGDTLLVDQRATVALERLPRPEVEALVLEEVPDVTYEDVGGLDEQIEQIIDAVELPFLHPELFAEHKLPAPKGILLYGPPGCGKTLIAKAVANSLARKVAERYGDREARSYFLNIKGPELLNKYVGETERQIRLVFQRAREKSEEGWPVIVFFDEMDSLFRTRGSGISSDVESTIVPQLLAEIDGVESLRNVIVIGASNREDLIDPAILRPGRLDVKIKIDRPDREAAASIMSRYLTPDLPLDEEEVTQLGGGDPEKCVRAMIERTVEAMYREDEENQFLEVTYQNGDREVMYFKDFASGAMIENIVRRAKKLAIKRYLREGRKGIRLQDLLESMRQEFREHEDLPNTTNPDDWAKISGKKGERIVYVRTLTSGGRHGSGGRAIERVTTGQYL from the coding sequence ATGGGGGACGCCCCGTCGAGAACTCCGGAGGGGGTGGTCGAAGTAGGCGAGTCCGACGCAGAGAGGCGCTTACGGGAGGCAGAGGCAGAGCTCGAGGAGCTGCGCGCCGAAGCCCGTGCCCTGCAAGAAGAGATCGCCGTGCTTCGGCGACGGCTCCAGGAAGCCCCGCGCCGAGTGCGCGTCCTGGAGGAGCGACTCTTGGAGACCAAAGGGCAGCTGGCACAGGCCGTCGCCCAGAACGAGCGCCTCACATACACGCTCCGCGAGGCACGTGACCAGATCGAGAACCTCAGGGAGGAGGTCGAGAAGCTCACTCAACCCCCGAGCGCTTACGGGACCCTTCTCGCCGTGAACGACGACGGCACCGTCGACGTCTTCGCCGGAGGCCGGAAGATGCGGGTGAACGTGCACCCCGCGATCGACAAGGACGACCTCAGGAGCGGGGCAGAGGTCCTGCTCAACGACCAGCTGAACGTGGTGCACTGCAGGGGTCCCGAACGGTCCGGCGAAGTGGTCACCCTGAAGGAGGTCCTCCCCGGTGGTGACCGAGCCATCGTCGTCGGACGTGCAGACGAAGAACGGGTCGTCGAGCTCGCCTCCGACCTGAGAGGTCAACGCTTGCGTGCAGGGGACACTCTGCTGGTGGACCAACGTGCCACCGTGGCGCTGGAGCGCCTTCCGCGACCGGAAGTGGAGGCCTTGGTACTCGAAGAGGTGCCCGACGTCACCTACGAAGACGTCGGCGGGCTGGACGAGCAGATCGAGCAGATCATCGATGCCGTCGAGCTGCCCTTCCTGCACCCGGAGCTCTTCGCCGAGCACAAGTTGCCGGCACCGAAGGGCATCCTCCTGTACGGACCACCTGGATGCGGCAAGACGCTCATAGCCAAGGCGGTCGCCAACTCCTTGGCTCGCAAGGTGGCGGAACGCTACGGGGACCGTGAGGCTCGCAGTTATTTCCTGAACATCAAGGGCCCGGAGCTCCTCAACAAGTACGTAGGAGAGACGGAGCGCCAGATCCGACTGGTGTTCCAGAGGGCGAGAGAAAAGTCCGAAGAAGGTTGGCCGGTGATCGTCTTCTTCGACGAGATGGACTCGCTGTTCCGCACCAGGGGCTCGGGCATCAGTTCGGACGTCGAGTCGACGATCGTCCCTCAGCTCCTCGCCGAGATAGACGGGGTCGAGTCGTTGAGAAACGTGATCGTGATCGGAGCCTCGAACAGGGAGGATCTCATAGATCCTGCCATCCTCCGACCCGGACGTCTCGACGTGAAGATAAAGATCGACCGCCCGGACCGGGAGGCGGCTGCCTCGATCATGTCCCGATACCTCACGCCGGACCTGCCCCTCGACGAAGAAGAGGTGACGCAGCTCGGAGGGGGAGACCCGGAGAAGTGCGTCCGTGCGATGATCGAACGCACCGTCGAGGCGATGTATCGGGAGGACGAGGAGAACCAGTTCCTCGAGGTCACCTACCAGAACGGCGATCGCGAGGTGATGTACTTCAAGGACTTCGCGTCCGGCGCGATGATCGAGAACATCGTGAGACGCGCCAAGAAGCTCGCGATAAAGCGCTATCTGCGAGAAGGCCGGAAGGGGATCAGGCTCCAAGACCTCCTCGAGTCGATGCGCCAAGAGTTCCGGGAGCACGAAGACCTACCGAACACGACCAACCCGGACGACTGGGCGAAGATCTCGGGCAAGAAAGGGGAGCGGATCGTCTACGTGAGGACGCTCACCTCGGGAGGGCGCCATGGCTCGGGCGGCCGCGCGATAGAGAGGGTGACGACGGGGCAGTATCTGTGA
- a CDS encoding proteasome accessory factor PafA2, whose translation MALPKVCGIETEYGIAVRGAAEANPMSASSLLINGYLLALGGADRGEPRPVGWDFEDESPNRDARGFTVEGPNVPEVDIHLVNTVLTNGARFYVDHAHPELSTPECPDPLTLVVYDRAGDEILRRAMASSRALLPPDQEIVVYKNNSDGKGNSYGCHENYLMDRAVPFGRIVRGVIPHFVTRQIFTGAGKVGVEAHGDRWEVPFQLSQRADFFEEEVGLETTLKRPIVNTRDEPHADPQRFRRLHVIVGDANLCEVATFLKVGTTALLLAMIEDEFPLPELDLENPVEEIRRVSRDVELGHLVRLKDGRRMSAIEIQWELYERSRKYADEQGLAALGDETVGDEVLRRWERVLSTLEADPFELAGQVDWVTKLRVFDAYRSREDLDWSDPKLGAMDLQYHDLRPERSLFARLPTERLTDDQQVNAAVEEPPRGTRAFFRGVCLRRWGSSVVAANWDSLVFDIGAETLRRVPMMDPTKGTADHTEALLDSCDSPRELIEKLAS comes from the coding sequence ATGGCGCTGCCGAAGGTCTGCGGCATCGAGACCGAGTACGGCATCGCGGTGCGCGGAGCCGCCGAAGCCAATCCCATGTCCGCTTCTTCCCTCCTGATCAACGGGTATCTCTTGGCTCTCGGTGGCGCGGACAGAGGCGAGCCTCGACCGGTCGGCTGGGATTTCGAGGACGAGTCTCCGAACCGTGACGCTCGCGGCTTCACGGTAGAGGGGCCGAACGTCCCCGAGGTGGACATCCACCTCGTCAACACGGTGCTCACGAACGGAGCGCGCTTCTATGTGGACCACGCACACCCCGAGCTCTCCACCCCCGAGTGCCCCGACCCCTTGACCCTCGTCGTATACGACCGGGCCGGGGACGAGATTCTGCGACGGGCCATGGCCTCCTCACGGGCCCTCCTACCACCCGACCAGGAGATCGTGGTCTACAAGAACAACTCAGACGGCAAAGGCAACTCGTACGGGTGCCACGAGAACTATCTGATGGATCGGGCGGTGCCCTTCGGGAGGATCGTACGCGGCGTCATACCCCACTTCGTCACGCGACAGATATTCACGGGCGCGGGGAAAGTCGGTGTCGAGGCTCACGGTGATCGCTGGGAGGTGCCGTTCCAGCTGAGCCAGCGCGCGGACTTCTTCGAGGAGGAGGTGGGGCTCGAGACGACCCTGAAGCGCCCCATCGTGAACACCCGCGACGAACCACACGCAGATCCTCAACGATTTCGGCGTCTCCACGTGATCGTCGGCGACGCGAATCTCTGTGAGGTGGCCACCTTCCTCAAGGTGGGCACGACTGCACTCCTGCTCGCCATGATCGAGGACGAGTTTCCGCTGCCGGAACTGGACTTGGAGAACCCCGTCGAAGAGATACGACGCGTCTCGCGCGACGTCGAGCTCGGACACCTGGTGCGGCTCAAGGACGGACGGAGGATGAGCGCGATCGAGATCCAGTGGGAGCTCTACGAGCGGTCGCGCAAGTACGCAGACGAACAGGGCCTGGCCGCATTGGGCGACGAGACCGTGGGTGACGAGGTCCTGCGGCGCTGGGAGCGCGTTCTCTCGACACTCGAGGCGGATCCGTTCGAGTTGGCGGGTCAGGTCGACTGGGTGACGAAACTCCGTGTCTTCGACGCCTATCGTTCACGCGAGGATCTCGACTGGAGCGACCCGAAGCTGGGGGCGATGGACCTCCAGTACCACGATCTTCGCCCGGAGCGGTCATTGTTCGCGCGGCTGCCCACCGAACGCCTCACCGACGACCAACAGGTGAACGCCGCCGTCGAGGAGCCACCACGAGGTACACGCGCCTTCTTCAGGGGAGTGTGTCTCCGGCGCTGGGGTTCGTCGGTTGTGGCAGCCAACTGGGACTCGCTCGTGTTCGACATCGGGGCGGAGACGCTCCGGCGCGTGCCCATGATGGACCCGACCAAGGGCACCGCCGACCACACAGAGGCACTTCTCGACTCATGTGACTCGCCGAGAGAGCTGATCGAGAAACTCGCATCCTGA